The following coding sequences lie in one Helicoverpa zea isolate HzStark_Cry1AcR chromosome 2, ilHelZeax1.1, whole genome shotgun sequence genomic window:
- the LOC124639704 gene encoding replication factor C subunit 1-like, which produces MSRDIRSYFSPRKPANPSAVVEDDDALIPESPDVQIIKNKKKKRVLERRDKSEKTTTSTASRNKTEDSKKSTEKSDDKKQKSTLNTESNKDLKKTDESKLSLKKSKSTESKKNNDKDHTKVEKADKDQKLPKRFVDKFIQCNLNQSSIDSNEIKKSKIDLKSKRKAKFLETDSSQDQSSKKKKLNKSMEAKSGQETKEYDCDSSVLNDDEKESHKRKKMNKSVLTDEHRLRRRMMYKNYRNRPEPKHLGAKEIPEGKPDCLKDCSFLMTGVLDSFLRDEIAAAITKYGGCVKSGVSKKVTHVLAGNAAGPAKMAKAQELIFNLNVVRTCN; this is translated from the exons ATGTCGAGG GATATAAGGTCATATTTTTCACCGAGGAAGCCTGCAAATCCTTCTGCTGTAGTTGAGGATGATGACGCTCTCATTCCAGAATCTCCAGAtgttcaaattattaaaaacaaa AAAAAGAAGCGAGTTTTAGAGCGAAGAGATAAATCTGAAAAAACAACAACATCAACTGCCTCAAGAAACAAAACAGAAGATTCAAAGAAATCAACTGAAAAATCTGATGACAAAAAACAAAAGTCTACTTTAAATACAGAATCTAATAAAGACTTGAAAAAGACAGATGAAAGTAAACTATcattaaagaaatcaaaaagtacagaatcaaagaaaaataatgataaagatCATACAAAGGTAGAGAAAGCTGACAAAGATCAGAAATTGCCAAAAAGGTTTGTAGATAAGTTTATTCAGTGTAACCTTAATCAGTCATCAATTGAttctaatgaaattaaaaaatctaagatTGATTTGAAAAGCAAAAGGAAAGCCAAGTTCCTAGAGACTGATTCTAGTCAAGATCAGAGCAGTAAGAAGAAGAAATTAAATAAGTCTATGGAGGCTAAGTCAGGTCAGGAGACTAAAGAGTATGATTGTGATTCTTCTGTATTAAATGATGATGAGAAGGAGAGccataaaagaaagaaaatgaataAGTCTG TGTTAACAGATGAACATCGTCTTAGAAGGCGAATGATGTACAAAAACTATCGGAATAGACCTGAACCTAAACACTTGGGAGCCAAGGAGATCCCAGAG ggtaAACCAGATTGCTTGAAGGACTGTTCGTTTTTGATGACTGGAGTTCTTGACTCGTTTTTAAGGGATGAAATAGCCGCTGCAATTACTAAGTATGGAGGCTGTGTCAAAAGTGGGGTATCTAAAAAG GTTACTCATGTGCTAGCCGGCAATGCTGCGGGCCCAGCGAAAATGGCGAAAGCAcaagaacttatttttaatttgaacgttgtgcgcacctgtaattaa